In Blattabacterium cuenoti, the following proteins share a genomic window:
- a CDS encoding redox-regulated ATPase YchF, producing MKLKCGIIGLPNTGKSTFFNLISNSKVLSENFPFSTIEPNYGITKVPDERLYELKKIVNPTKIIPSEIKIVDIAGLIKGSHKGEGLGNRFLSHIRETNVIIHMIRFFHDLSILHVEGSVNPIRDKEIIDMELQFKDLETIEKRLEKVTKKNRINKSTHILKKIFSFLKKGKNIRMYPFKENDKEYIKDLQLLTVKPVIYVCNIDDRSEINLHIIENMKKIVEMENSTLVILSLKKNCIAIDQVLKKTYELLNLQSFFTVGKKEIRSWSIPNPCTAHEASSVIHTDFQKGFIRAKVIHYDDYIKYGSEENVKKEGKMFLAGKNYLIQDGDVIHFIFNK from the coding sequence ATGAAATTAAAATGTGGAATTATAGGCCTTCCAAATACAGGAAAGTCAACATTTTTTAATCTAATTTCCAACTCCAAAGTTTTATCAGAGAATTTTCCTTTTTCTACCATAGAACCAAATTATGGAATTACAAAAGTTCCAGATGAAAGACTATATGAACTAAAAAAAATTGTTAATCCTACAAAAATAATTCCATCCGAAATAAAAATAGTAGATATCGCTGGGTTAATTAAGGGGTCGCATAAGGGTGAAGGTTTAGGAAATCGATTTTTATCTCATATTCGTGAAACAAATGTCATTATCCACATGATACGTTTTTTCCACGATCTAAGCATTCTTCATGTAGAAGGATCTGTAAATCCTATTAGAGATAAAGAAATTATTGATATGGAATTACAGTTTAAAGATCTAGAAACGATAGAAAAAAGATTAGAAAAAGTCACTAAAAAAAATAGAATCAATAAATCAACACATATACTGAAAAAAATTTTTTCTTTTTTAAAAAAAGGAAAAAATATTAGAATGTATCCATTTAAAGAAAATGATAAAGAATATATAAAAGATTTGCAATTACTTACTGTAAAGCCTGTTATTTATGTATGTAATATAGACGATAGGTCAGAAATTAATTTACATATAATAGAGAATATGAAAAAAATAGTAGAAATGGAAAATTCTACTTTGGTAATTTTATCACTAAAAAAAAATTGTATAGCAATTGATCAAGTGCTGAAAAAAACATATGAATTATTAAACTTACAAAGTTTTTTTACAGTAGGAAAAAAAGAAATTAGGTCTTGGTCGATTCCCAATCCGTGCACAGCTCATGAAGCTTCTTCAGTTATTCATACAGATTTTCAAAAAGGATTTATTCGTGCAAAAGTTATTCATTATGATGATTATATAAAATACGGATCTGAAGAAAATGTAAAAAAAGAAGGAAAAATGTTCTTAGCTGGAAAAAATTATCTCATTCAAGATGGAGATGTTATTCATTTTATATTTAATAAATGA
- a CDS encoding zinc-binding metallopeptidase family protein, with protein MSNVSYSIDSDSIKFLEKYLNEYSPTGYENVGQKIWINHISSYVEKIQTDLYGTAVGIINPNSPYKLIIEAHVDEISWNVNYITEEGIIYVSRNGGSDPQIAPSKRVIIHTEKGFVHGVFGWPAIHTRKASEEKSPNPNVDNIFVDIGVSSKTEAINMGVHVGCMITYPDQFLIMNHNYFVSRALDNKIGGFIIAEVAKMLIKNEIDLKFGLYIVNSVQEEVGLKGAKMISQTIQPNVAIVTDVTHDTSTPMIDKKIQGDIRCGFGPVIGYAPSIHKNVRELIINTANSKKIYFQRLVSSRDTGTDTDAFAYSNKGVLSGLISIPLKYMHTTVEMVHKKDVEQAVLLIFETLQAININVNKFFIY; from the coding sequence ATGAGCAATGTTTCATATTCAATTGATAGTGATTCTATTAAATTTCTTGAAAAATATTTAAATGAATATTCTCCAACAGGATATGAGAACGTAGGACAAAAAATATGGATTAATCATATTAGTTCTTATGTAGAAAAAATACAAACCGATTTATATGGTACAGCAGTAGGAATCATTAATCCTAATTCTCCATACAAATTAATTATTGAAGCTCATGTTGATGAAATATCATGGAATGTTAATTATATCACAGAAGAAGGAATCATATATGTATCTCGTAATGGAGGATCAGATCCCCAAATCGCTCCATCTAAAAGAGTAATCATTCATACGGAAAAAGGATTTGTACATGGAGTATTTGGATGGCCTGCAATTCATACAAGAAAAGCTTCAGAAGAAAAATCTCCTAATCCTAATGTAGATAATATCTTTGTAGATATTGGTGTTTCCAGTAAAACTGAAGCAATTAATATGGGAGTTCATGTAGGTTGTATGATTACTTATCCGGATCAGTTTTTGATCATGAATCACAATTATTTTGTGTCTAGAGCGTTAGATAATAAAATAGGAGGTTTTATTATAGCGGAAGTAGCAAAAATGCTAATAAAAAATGAGATTGATTTAAAATTTGGATTGTACATAGTGAATTCAGTTCAAGAAGAAGTAGGATTAAAAGGAGCTAAAATGATATCTCAAACTATCCAACCCAATGTAGCTATTGTTACAGATGTTACACATGACACTTCTACTCCTATGATTGATAAAAAAATACAAGGTGATATTAGATGCGGATTTGGACCTGTTATTGGATATGCTCCTTCAATACATAAAAATGTTAGAGAATTGATTATTAATACTGCTAACAGTAAAAAAATATATTTTCAACGTTTAGTCTCATCTAGAGACACGGGAACAGATACAGATGCTTTTGCTTATTCCAATAAGGGAGTATTGTCTGGATTAATTTCCATTCCTCTTAAATATATGCACACCACAGTAGAAATGGTTCATAAAAAAGATGTAGAACAAGCTGTATTGCTTATTTTTGAAACTTTACAAGCTATTAATATTAATGTAAATAAATTTTTCATTTATTAA
- the dapF gene encoding diaminopimelate epimerase: protein MELNFYKYQGTGNDFILLDCRSSIMSRKIETPSLFKKLCDRHFGIGADGIVLIQNDDEYKSDFYMKYYNSDGKESTMCGNGARCAIFFYKKLGITKKNQIHFRAIDGDHNGFIKDNLVSINLLNIDKNTIEIHTKHVFLNTGSPHHILFAENIKEKNVYKEGKKIRFQSPYLEKGVNVNFVKILENNALQVRTYERGVENETLSCGTGVVASVIAACETNKIKNKDNVEEILVQTLGGKLWVSLTKTKNEYKNVSLTGSVKFIFKGSILV, encoded by the coding sequence ATGGAACTGAATTTTTATAAATATCAAGGGACGGGGAATGACTTTATACTCCTAGATTGTAGGTCTTCTATTATGTCTAGAAAAATAGAGACCCCTTCTTTATTCAAAAAATTGTGTGATAGACATTTTGGAATTGGAGCTGATGGAATTGTTTTGATTCAAAATGATGATGAATATAAAAGTGATTTTTATATGAAATATTATAATTCCGATGGAAAAGAAAGCACAATGTGTGGGAATGGAGCAAGATGTGCTATTTTTTTTTATAAAAAATTAGGAATCACTAAAAAAAATCAAATTCATTTCAGAGCTATTGATGGAGATCATAACGGATTTATAAAGGATAATTTAGTTTCCATTAATCTACTTAATATAGATAAAAATACAATAGAAATTCATACAAAACACGTATTTCTAAATACAGGATCTCCACATCATATTCTATTTGCAGAGAATATAAAAGAAAAAAATGTATATAAAGAAGGGAAAAAAATTAGATTTCAAAGTCCTTATTTAGAAAAAGGAGTAAATGTAAATTTTGTAAAAATACTTGAAAATAACGCCTTACAAGTACGTACTTATGAAAGAGGAGTTGAAAATGAAACTTTATCTTGTGGAACAGGAGTTGTCGCCTCTGTTATTGCTGCATGTGAAACGAATAAAATAAAAAATAAAGATAATGTTGAGGAAATTTTAGTTCAAACTCTTGGAGGAAAATTATGGGTTTCATTAACAAAAACAAAAAATGAATATAAAAATGTCTCTTTAACCGGAAGTGTTAAATTTATATTTAAAGGATCCATTCTTGTTTAA
- a CDS encoding Do family serine endopeptidase, producing the protein MKKIVFYIVLSSIMSSIITIAAYKQYAKEETSLFPLFPYNRKTSSLEKTKLTSLNSSSLVSSAGLPDFTRVVSKTIDAVVNVKNYSKKYNNQFDPFDFFFGFPDDFGNGRGRKPQRNDIPGLHGSGVIISPDGYIVTNNHVIKDAEKIEITLSDQRTYKAKLIGTDSSTDIALLKIDEKNLPFIYFSDSNKVQVGEWVLAIGNPFDLNSTVTAGIISAKNRSLGILRGETQSAIESFFQTDAAVNPGNSGGALINANGELIGINTAISSASGNFIGYSFAAPSNLVAKVIQDIKKYGTVQRAYLGVRGMDLSRTEYLKAYNKETHQNIKSQQGFLIGEIFEKSGASDAGLKKGDIIKSIDGKPIQNVADLSFIVGTKYPGDKVKVNIIRNRQKKTFNVILKDLQGRTKIRTKEEITPSELLGAIFEPLSSEYKKDFGIAYGIRIIEIRTGRLSAIGLEEGDIILSINGEKMKKPNDVDRVLKKYSGDVTIKSIKQNGQVYIAGFEMN; encoded by the coding sequence ATGAAGAAAATAGTTTTTTATATTGTATTGAGCAGTATTATGAGTTCAATAATAACTATTGCTGCATATAAACAATATGCTAAAGAAGAAACTTCACTTTTTCCACTTTTTCCATATAATAGAAAAACATCATCTTTAGAAAAAACAAAGCTTACATCATTAAATTCTTCATCATTGGTTAGTTCTGCGGGGCTTCCTGATTTTACAAGAGTAGTATCGAAAACTATAGATGCAGTAGTCAATGTAAAAAATTATTCAAAAAAATATAATAATCAATTTGATCCATTCGATTTCTTTTTTGGTTTTCCTGATGATTTTGGAAATGGTAGAGGCAGGAAACCTCAAAGAAATGATATTCCTGGACTTCATGGATCTGGGGTAATTATATCTCCGGATGGATATATTGTTACTAATAATCATGTCATAAAAGACGCAGAAAAAATAGAAATAACTCTTAGCGATCAAAGAACTTATAAAGCTAAATTAATAGGGACTGATTCTAGTACCGATATCGCTTTATTAAAAATTGATGAGAAAAATCTACCTTTCATTTATTTTTCGGATTCTAATAAAGTACAAGTAGGTGAATGGGTCCTAGCGATAGGAAATCCTTTTGATTTAAACTCTACAGTTACGGCCGGGATCATAAGTGCAAAAAATAGAAGTTTGGGGATATTAAGAGGAGAAACACAATCAGCTATTGAATCTTTTTTTCAAACAGATGCAGCTGTGAATCCTGGAAATAGCGGCGGAGCTTTAATCAATGCTAATGGGGAATTAATTGGAATTAATACAGCTATTTCTTCTGCTTCTGGAAATTTTATAGGATATAGTTTTGCGGCTCCTTCTAACTTAGTAGCAAAAGTGATACAAGATATCAAAAAATATGGGACCGTACAACGTGCATATTTAGGAGTTAGAGGAATGGATCTTTCTAGAACAGAATATTTAAAAGCTTATAATAAGGAAACACATCAAAATATAAAATCACAACAAGGTTTTTTGATAGGAGAAATATTTGAAAAAAGTGGAGCGTCAGATGCTGGACTTAAAAAAGGAGATATCATAAAAAGCATAGATGGAAAACCTATACAAAACGTTGCTGATTTATCATTTATTGTAGGAACAAAATATCCAGGGGATAAAGTTAAAGTGAATATTATACGGAACAGACAGAAAAAAACTTTTAACGTTATTTTAAAAGATTTGCAAGGAAGAACAAAAATAAGAACTAAGGAGGAAATTACTCCATCTGAATTATTAGGAGCAATATTTGAACCACTGAGTTCAGAGTATAAAAAAGATTTTGGAATTGCTTATGGGATTAGAATTATAGAGATAAGAACAGGTCGTTTAAGTGCTATCGGTTTAGAAGAAGGAGACATTATTTTATCTATTAATGGAGAAAAAATGAAAAAACCTAATGATGTTGATAGAGTTTTAAAAAAATACTCAGGAGATGTGACTATAAAATCTATCAAACAAAATGGACAAGTGTATATAGCAGGATTTGAAATGAATTAA
- a CDS encoding LptF/LptG family permease, which yields MKIIDRYIIRNFISTFIFITVSIQFLSVIIDVSQRMHRLENNQGSIKEALIDYYPFWSIWLINTFSPISVFLSVIFFTSKLTHNSEITAILSSGISFKRLTLPYLISAIMIGSVSLIINYYFLPIANKKKNQFHYQYLLSPRYKNKYEKSQTISTQISENEYIFIQNFSKKKNIGRECVYQKFNGKKLTYILKSKTIFWSKKHRIYILFNYRETIIKKNHDSLNIGDYKIKKFPIIPEQFLPEEYIAETMNIHELKRFIDIEGNKKNMNMYLNEYYQRTSLPFSTLIFTVLGLSISTKRKKGEIAYNMIIGIVLAFFYIFFIEIAKTYSNKDFIPSYLAIWTPNVIYGIITLFFYKNRSMN from the coding sequence ATGAAAATTATTGATCGTTATATTATTCGTAATTTTATTAGTACTTTCATATTTATTACTGTTTCGATCCAATTTCTATCTGTGATCATAGACGTTTCTCAACGTATGCATCGTTTAGAAAATAATCAAGGATCAATTAAAGAGGCTTTAATTGATTATTATCCTTTTTGGTCCATATGGTTAATTAATACTTTTTCTCCTATTTCCGTTTTTTTGTCTGTTATTTTTTTTACATCTAAATTAACCCATAATTCAGAAATCACAGCAATTCTATCAAGCGGAATTAGTTTTAAAAGATTAACACTTCCTTACTTGATATCAGCTATTATGATAGGATCTGTGTCTTTAATAATAAACTATTATTTTCTACCTATAGCTAACAAAAAAAAAAATCAATTTCATTATCAATACCTGTTAAGTCCAAGATATAAAAATAAATATGAAAAAAGTCAAACGATAAGTACTCAAATTTCAGAAAATGAATATATTTTTATTCAAAATTTTTCAAAAAAAAAAAATATAGGAAGAGAATGTGTATATCAAAAGTTTAATGGAAAAAAATTAACATACATTCTAAAATCTAAAACCATTTTTTGGTCTAAAAAACATAGAATATATATTCTATTTAATTACAGAGAAACTATAATCAAAAAAAATCATGATTCTTTGAATATAGGAGATTATAAGATTAAAAAATTTCCCATAATTCCGGAACAATTTTTACCAGAGGAATATATAGCAGAAACTATGAATATTCATGAATTGAAAAGATTTATTGATATAGAAGGAAACAAAAAAAATATGAATATGTATTTAAATGAATATTATCAAAGAACAAGTCTCCCATTTTCGACTTTAATATTCACTGTTTTAGGATTATCCATATCTACGAAAAGAAAAAAAGGAGAAATAGCTTATAATATGATTATAGGAATTGTATTAGCTTTTTTTTATATTTTTTTTATAGAAATCGCAAAAACATATTCTAACAAAGATTTTATTCCTTCTTATTTAGCTATTTGGACCCCCAATGTTATTTATGGAATCATTACATTGTTCTTTTATAAGAATAGAAGTATGAATTGA
- the tgt gene encoding tRNA guanosine(34) transglycosylase Tgt: MKFNLIKTDSFSRARIGIIETDHGKIETPIFMPVASKGYVKSVPIHELDKMYKIILGNTYHLYFNPGIEILHKAGGIHSFINWKQSILTDSGGFQIFSMKKLNKITENGVVFKSIINGSLHFFSPEKSMKIQRFIGGDIIMAFDDCPPFPCSHTEAKKSVKRTHHWLKKCYSYLQNNPEIYNYKQSFFPIIQGSIYPDLRKSSTEEIACLEAEGYAIGGLSLGEEKEQTHSITDLLTGLLPKEKPRYLMGIGYPVDILEGIALGIDMFDCVIPTRNGRHGMLFTSKGIMNIKNKKWEKDYSCLDEFGNSYVDQLYSKSYVRHLFLSRDNLAKEIASIHNLSFYFNLIQEAKVHIMRNEFLSWKKSMIPLLQKRL; encoded by the coding sequence ATGAAATTTAACTTAATTAAAACAGATAGCTTTTCTAGAGCAAGGATAGGGATTATAGAAACGGATCATGGGAAAATAGAAACACCTATTTTTATGCCAGTAGCTTCAAAAGGCTATGTTAAATCTGTTCCAATACATGAACTTGATAAAATGTATAAAATAATTCTTGGAAACACTTATCATTTATATTTTAACCCCGGGATTGAAATATTACATAAAGCCGGAGGAATTCATTCCTTTATAAATTGGAAGCAATCTATATTAACAGATAGTGGAGGGTTTCAAATTTTTTCTATGAAAAAATTAAATAAAATTACTGAAAACGGAGTTGTATTTAAATCGATTATCAATGGATCCCTACATTTTTTTTCTCCTGAAAAATCTATGAAAATTCAACGTTTTATAGGTGGAGACATTATTATGGCTTTTGATGATTGCCCCCCTTTTCCCTGTAGTCATACAGAAGCCAAAAAATCTGTAAAAAGAACACATCATTGGTTAAAAAAATGTTATTCTTATTTACAAAATAATCCAGAAATATATAATTATAAACAAAGTTTTTTTCCTATTATACAAGGAAGTATTTATCCGGATTTAAGAAAATCTTCAACAGAAGAGATTGCCTGTTTAGAAGCAGAAGGGTATGCGATAGGTGGATTAAGTTTAGGAGAAGAAAAAGAACAAACACATAGTATTACTGATCTATTAACAGGTCTTTTACCTAAAGAAAAACCTAGGTATTTAATGGGGATTGGATATCCTGTAGATATTCTAGAAGGAATTGCTCTTGGAATAGACATGTTCGATTGTGTTATCCCTACAAGAAACGGACGTCATGGAATGCTATTTACATCTAAAGGCATCATGAATATAAAAAATAAAAAATGGGAGAAAGATTATTCCTGTTTAGATGAATTCGGAAATTCTTATGTAGATCAATTGTATAGTAAATCTTATGTAAGACATCTTTTTTTATCTAGAGATAATTTAGCAAAAGAAATAGCTTCCATACATAATCTTTCTTTTTATTTTAATCTTATTCAAGAAGCAAAAGTTCATATCATGCGCAATGAATTTTTATCTTGGAAAAAATCTATGATTCCTTTGTTACAAAAACGTTTATAA
- the rsmH gene encoding 16S rRNA (cytosine(1402)-N(4))-methyltransferase RsmH, with product MNSQYHHKPVLIKESIENLITDQNGIYVDATFGGGGHSYSILKKLGKKAILIALDQDKESIKNNLIKDKRFHLFHNNFIHIRDILNQNRIDKISGILADLGISSLQMDNPTRGFSNQSNGILDMRMNQESFYSAKNVLNECSKQELFHIFYEYGEFKNARRIAEKILKKRFKKNITTTLDLVHIFFIKGSFKKRKRFFARLFQSIRIEVNNEINVLKNFLLESAKILLPGGRIAIISYHSIEDRIIKCFFKKGIIINKINFKTIPFKMIHKKVIKPSFQEIINNPRSRSAKLRIAEKT from the coding sequence ATGAATTCACAATACCATCATAAACCAGTTCTTATAAAAGAAAGTATAGAAAATTTGATTACAGATCAAAATGGTATTTATGTAGATGCTACATTTGGTGGAGGGGGGCATTCTTATAGCATTTTGAAAAAATTAGGGAAAAAAGCAATTTTGATAGCTTTGGATCAGGATAAGGAATCTATCAAAAATAATTTGATTAAAGATAAACGTTTTCATCTATTTCACAATAATTTTATTCACATACGTGATATTTTAAATCAAAATCGTATCGATAAAATATCAGGAATATTAGCCGATTTGGGGATTTCATCTTTACAGATGGACAATCCTACAAGAGGTTTTTCGAATCAATCTAATGGTATTTTAGATATGAGAATGAACCAAGAATCCTTTTATTCTGCTAAAAATGTTCTAAATGAATGTTCAAAACAAGAGCTATTTCATATATTTTATGAATATGGAGAATTTAAAAATGCAAGAAGGATTGCAGAAAAAATATTAAAAAAACGTTTTAAAAAAAATATTACGACTACTTTAGATTTAGTTCATATTTTTTTTATAAAAGGGTCTTTTAAAAAAAGAAAAAGATTTTTTGCTAGACTTTTTCAGTCTATACGAATAGAAGTTAATAATGAAATAAATGTTTTAAAGAATTTTTTATTAGAATCTGCTAAAATCCTTTTACCAGGAGGTAGAATCGCTATAATTTCATATCATTCTATAGAAGATAGAATTATTAAATGTTTTTTTAAAAAAGGAATCATAATAAATAAAATAAATTTTAAAACTATTCCATTTAAAATGATTCATAAAAAAGTAATTAAACCTAGTTTTCAAGAGATCATAAATAATCCACGATCTAGAAGCGCTAAATTAAGGATAGCAGAAAAAACTTAA
- a CDS encoding FtsL-like putative cell division protein — protein MKTNIRDILKGKFLVKEDAYRSWNFIVFITMLSLISITSSHMMDRKIRKITKISEEIKELKSEYADIHSQCMKMQLASFVRKKLVNRLKHLESPPYELVMEDTKNIDS, from the coding sequence ATGAAGACAAATATACGAGATATCCTGAAAGGAAAATTTTTGGTTAAAGAAGATGCTTATCGTAGTTGGAATTTTATTGTTTTTATTACTATGCTATCTTTAATTAGCATTACCAGTTCACATATGATGGACCGAAAAATTCGGAAGATAACGAAAATTAGTGAAGAAATCAAGGAATTAAAATCAGAATATGCTGATATACACAGTCAATGTATGAAAATGCAATTAGCTTCTTTTGTAAGAAAAAAATTAGTTAATAGATTAAAACATTTAGAATCTCCTCCATACGAATTAGTTATGGAAGATACAAAAAATATAGACTCATAG